DNA sequence from the Fuscovulum ytuae genome:
ATCGATCGCCTCGCCCACCGTCCAATGTTCCGGCGCGACCACCACCTCGCGCTGCATCAGGCGGCCCGCCGATCCCTCCGGATAGGCCATCGCCTGTTCCACCGCCACGCGGTCGGCCTTGTCTAACGCATCAAGGATGCGCCCCTGCGCAGGGGCCTCCAGATCCTCAAGGATATCGACCACATCATCGGTATCCAGATCGCGTACCGCTTCGGCTACCACCTCAGCGGGCAGGCTCTCGATCACCTCCTCGCGGATCGTCTCGTCGATCTCGGACAGCAGATCCCCGTCGATCTCGCCGGAATAAAGCGCAAGGAACCCCCGCCGCTCCTCCGTCTCGACCTGTTCCAGAAAGTCGGCGATGTCGGCCGCGTGCAAAGGCTCCACCAGACCAAGCACCAGCGCCCGGTCCCCCGCCGCCACCGCCGCGCGGATCGCCTCGACGCGGGCATCGTCCAGTTCGATCTCTTCGATCGCTGTGTCCTGTTCCGCCATGCCCCACCCGGTCCGATTACCCCCAGCCTAACGAAAGCTGTTTCTGCGAAACAGGGGGCATGGGGAAATTTACCCATGCGGCAAAAGACCATAGGCTTGCAAGCGACGTATGACATGCCAAAAGCCACAGGCAAACAGGGACAAGCGATGGCCGATCTTCTTCTGGGGCAGGTGCTCCACTTCACCGCCGACCCTTTCGTGGCAGGCGAGGCCGCCGCCCATCACGAAAGCCACGGCGCGATCCTTGTCGAAAATGGCCGTATCTCCGCCACGGGCCCTGCCGATGACCTGCGTCGTCGCCACCCGCAAGCCCGCATCCATGACTATGGCCGCGCCCTCATCACCGCAGGCTTCATCGACGCCCATGTCCACTACCCGCAGACCGCCATCATCGCCTCATGGGGCAAGCGGCTGATCGACTGGCTCAACAGCTACACCTTCCCCGAAGAGATGCGCTTTGCCGACCCCGCCTATGCCGCGACCATCGCCAACCGCTATCTTGACCTTGCCACCGCCCATGGCACCACCACCGTCTGCACCTATGCCACGATCCACCCCGCCAGCGTGGACGCCATCTTCACCGCCGCCCAATCCCGCGGCCTGCGCCTTTACGCAGGCAAGACCTGCATGGACCGCAACGCGCCGCCCGGCCTTTGCGACACGGCCCAATCCGCCTATGACGACAGCAAGGCCCTCCTCCAGAAATGGCACGGGGTGGACCGCCTCTCCTATGTCATCACCCCCCGCTTCTCGCCCACCTCCACCCCCGAACAACTCGCCGCCCTCGGCGCGCTCTGGCGCGAATATCCCGATTGCCTGATGCAGACCCATCTCTCGGAACAGACGGATGAAATCGCATGGGTCCGCGACCTCTTCCCCCAGTCGCGCGATTATCTGGATACCTACGAAGCTCAGGGCCTGTTGCGCGAAGGCGCCGTCTATGGCCACGCCATCCACCTGACCGAACGCGAACGTGCCCGCCTGATCGACGCCGGGGCCAGCCTCGTCCACTGCCCCACCTCGAACACCTTCATCGGCTCCGGCCTCTTTGACATGTCCCTCGCCCGCAGCCTGCGCGTGGGCCTTGCCACCGATACCGGGGGCGGCTCCTCCTTCTCGATGCTGCACACCATGGCCGCCGCCTATGAAGTGGCGCAACTCCGCGGTCAGGCCCTGCACCCCTCGCAACTCCTCTGGCTTGCTACAATAGGCTCCGCCCGCGCGCTGCGGGCCGAGGATCGCATCGGCAATATCGCACCGGGAATGGAGGCCGACCTCACCATCCTCGACCTCGCCTCGACCCCCGCCATCGCACAGGCAACAGCCCGCGCCGAAACCCTGTGGGAGGCACTCTTCCCGACGATCATGATGGGCGATGACCGCGCGATCCGCACCGTCTGGGTTGGTGGCAAACCCCTGCGCTGACCCTGTCGCAGCACGCGATGCAGGCCCCAGGCCGAACCGATCAGGACAAATTTACGTAATTTACGTAAACCTGAAGCAGCCCTCAAAACCTGCCTTCGAATAAGGCCCTATCAAATCCAATAAATTCCAATCCATTAACCTTAACGCCCCGCCGCCCCTTCATCTTGGCAGAAAATACTCTCAGGGGGTGAATTGGCGCACAGCGCCAAGAGGGGGCGGAACGCCCCCCTTCCCCCTCACTTCCCCGCCATCGCCGGATAGGCCAGCCGATAGGCCAGCGCCACGCCTCCCGCCCCACCGATCACATTGCCAAGGCTCACCCAGAGCAAGTTCCCCACCGCCCCGGCAAAGGCCACCTCCCCCCCGGCGATCCAGCCCAAAGGCAGCAGGAACATATTGGCCACCGAATGCTCCAAGCCCAGCGCGACAAACCCCGTCACTGGCCAGAGCACCGCCAGCACCCGGTCTGTCACCGACCGCGCCGCGAAACTCAGCCAGATCGCCAAACAGACCAACGCATTGCACAGCGCCCCGCGCAGGAGCGCCTCCAGTGGCGCCAGCCCCGCCTTGGCCTCCGCCGCACGCGCGGCCACCGCCCCCATCGGCCCGTCAACCAGCCCCGACATCCCGAAGGCCAGCGCCAATGCCACCGCCCCAATCAGATTGCCAATCCAGACGATCCCCCAGTTTCTCAGCAAGGCCGCAATGGTGATCCGCCGATCCACCGCCGCCATCACCATCAGCGCATTCCCGGTGAAGAGTTCCGCGCCACCCACGACCACAAGGATCAGGCCCAGCGCAAAGACCGCGCCCCCCAGAATCCGCGCCGGACCAAAGCCGGGGTCCACCCCGGCCATTGCCACGCACCAGACCGCCGCGCCAAACCCGATGAAGCACCCCGCCAGCACCGCCAGAACCAGCATCCGGCCCGCAGGCAAAGCCGCCTTGGCCACGCCCGCCGTCTCGATCAAGGCGCCGATCTCGGCGGGTCTATAGGCTTCCATCGGCTCTGGCATCCCATCCCCCCGTTGCGCGGAGCCCCAAAACAGCGGGCGGTGCGTGACCACAATATGCGGCACAGAATACGGCACAAAACAGGGCACAAAAAATGCGGGCAGCGCCTATTCAGCCAATTCCCAGCCATCGGGATAGAAATCATGCGCCAGCGCGATCTCTGTGGCCAGCCGCTCCTTGTCCCAGATCGCCTCGGGCGTCACCGGAA
Encoded proteins:
- the guaD gene encoding guanine deaminase, which translates into the protein MADLLLGQVLHFTADPFVAGEAAAHHESHGAILVENGRISATGPADDLRRRHPQARIHDYGRALITAGFIDAHVHYPQTAIIASWGKRLIDWLNSYTFPEEMRFADPAYAATIANRYLDLATAHGTTTVCTYATIHPASVDAIFTAAQSRGLRLYAGKTCMDRNAPPGLCDTAQSAYDDSKALLQKWHGVDRLSYVITPRFSPTSTPEQLAALGALWREYPDCLMQTHLSEQTDEIAWVRDLFPQSRDYLDTYEAQGLLREGAVYGHAIHLTERERARLIDAGASLVHCPTSNTFIGSGLFDMSLARSLRVGLATDTGGGSSFSMLHTMAAAYEVAQLRGQALHPSQLLWLATIGSARALRAEDRIGNIAPGMEADLTILDLASTPAIAQATARAETLWEALFPTIMMGDDRAIRTVWVGGKPLR
- a CDS encoding formate/nitrite transporter family protein; the protein is MEAYRPAEIGALIETAGVAKAALPAGRMLVLAVLAGCFIGFGAAVWCVAMAGVDPGFGPARILGGAVFALGLILVVVGGAELFTGNALMVMAAVDRRITIAALLRNWGIVWIGNLIGAVALALAFGMSGLVDGPMGAVAARAAEAKAGLAPLEALLRGALCNALVCLAIWLSFAARSVTDRVLAVLWPVTGFVALGLEHSVANMFLLPLGWIAGGEVAFAGAVGNLLWVSLGNVIGGAGGVALAYRLAYPAMAGK